In Paenacidovorax monticola, the genomic window AGCGAGGGCTTCCTCACGGCACGCGACCGGGGCCTGGCCTCGGCCATCCAGAAGAAGGCCGACTGATGAGCACGCACCGCCTTGAACCGCTGCTGAACCCGGCCTCCATCGCCGTGATCGGCGCCAGCAACAACCCCGCGCGCATCGGCGGCATGCCGCTCGCCCACCTCACGAAGTTCGGCTACCAGGGCGCGGTCTACCCCGTCAACCCCAAGTACGAAGAGGTGTTCGGCCTGCGCTGCTGGCCCGACCTCGAATCGCTGCCCGCCGCGCCCGACCTCGTGGTGCTGGCCATCGCGGCGGCGGACGTGACGCCGATGCTGCGCCGCTGCCACGCCCGGGGCGTGCGCGCCGTCATCGTCTACGCGGCGGGTTTCGCCGAGGCGGGCGCTGAGGGCGCCGCGCTGCAGGCCGAGCTGGAAGCCTTCGTCGCCACCACGGGCATGGTGGTGGCGGGCCCCAACGCCATGGGCTTCGCCAACCTCAACACCCAGGCGCACACCAACTTCGCCTCGGTGTTCAACACCGCGCCCATGCAGGCCGGGCCGGGCCGCGTGAGCCTGCTCACGCAGAGCGGCAATGTCTGCGCGGCCGTGTACGCGATCGCGCGGCGCCTGGGCGTGGATTTCAGCCACTTCATCAACACGGGCAACGAGGCCTGCGTGGACTTCGCGCAGTACCTCGAATACCTCGCGCAGGACGACGCGACCGAGGTCGGCATCGGCTACATCGAAGAGCTGCGCGACGGAGCGCGCTTCACCGAAGCGGCGGCCGAGTTCTCGCGGCGCGGCAAGCTGCTCATCCTCTACAAGGCGGGTGAGACCGACAAGGGCTCCGAGGCCGTGCGCTCGCACACCTCGGCGCTCGCGGGCGATCAGGCGGTCTACCAGGCCGCGTTCCGCCAGCTCAACGTGATCCAGAGCCACGACTTCACGCAGATGGCGCAGCTCGCCCACCTCGCGGGCTACCGCCAGCGCAGCGCGGGGCGGCGCGTGGCCATCATCACCATCTCGGGCGCGCTCGGTGCCATCCTGGCCGACAAGTTCATAGTCGCGGGCCTTGACGTGCCCACGCTGCCGCAGGCGCTGCAGGACCAGCTGCGCGCGGGCATTCCCGACTACGGCATGGTCTCCAACCCCGTGGACGTGACGGGCAACGTGGTCAACGACCCGGGCTTCGTGCGCACGGCCCTGGAGGCGCTGGCCCA contains:
- a CDS encoding acetate--CoA ligase family protein, with translation MSTHRLEPLLNPASIAVIGASNNPARIGGMPLAHLTKFGYQGAVYPVNPKYEEVFGLRCWPDLESLPAAPDLVVLAIAAADVTPMLRRCHARGVRAVIVYAAGFAEAGAEGAALQAELEAFVATTGMVVAGPNAMGFANLNTQAHTNFASVFNTAPMQAGPGRVSLLTQSGNVCAAVYAIARRLGVDFSHFINTGNEACVDFAQYLEYLAQDDATEVGIGYIEELRDGARFTEAAAEFSRRGKLLILYKAGETDKGSEAVRSHTSALAGDQAVYQAAFRQLNVIQSHDFTQMAQLAHLAGYRQRSAGRRVAIITISGALGAILADKFIVAGLDVPTLPQALQDQLRAGIPDYGMVSNPVDVTGNVVNDPGFVRTALEALAQSDAVDTVVIYAPGYMLDRMADDLCAVSARFPKLFVAIDTGAAKTREQLRAGGVPVFEDIGVAVSALSPFLLWQERRKHNRWLEVRQQGAPARSALPAPLDEYSTKRWLAQFGVSAPDERVATSADEAAAAAEAIGYPVVLKVLSPDIAHKTEAGGVRLRLQDAAQVRQAFGEVLASARGYAPEARIDGALVGAMESGVAELIVGATRDPVFGMTLTVGLGGVLTELYKDVSHRVLPVDEAMAREMLGELKAFPLLAGYRGRPLADVDAACAAIAGFSRAVLALREQAGEVEVNPLLVREAGQGVRMLDALVIAA